The uncultured Desulfatiglans sp. DNA window AATCCCATGACGTCATCCCGGTTCGGCATCAGGAGCATCCCAACGCTGCTCCTTTTCCGCAGCGGCCAGGTCGTAGATCAGATGGTCGGGGCTCTGCCCAAGGCTGAAATGGAGGCGCGCATCCGGCCCTTTCTGCCATAGCCGTCCCACAGCTGGTTCGCACAGCCGGTCAAAGGAGCCGGGTATTCCATGCGCGCATTTCCGTTCCTGAAAACAATCCAGTACTATCGTGACCACCTCTGGCGTATCAGGGAGGCAGAACTGCCGAGAACACGGGCCCTGCTGCTGAGGCTGTTACGCATGGTCGTACTGTCGGCGGACGGTTTTCTCAAGGACGGCTGCCAGCTGCGGGCCTCCGCCCTGACATTTTATTCCCTGCTCAGCATTGTACCGATCCTGGCGGTGGTCTTCGGCATCGCCAAGGGTTTCGGCTTCGAGGCGGCCCTGCGCAGCCAGCTCATGCAGTACCTCGAAGGCCAGGAGGATGTCCTCGAGCGCGCGATCAGCTTTTCCCACGCACTGATCGAGACGACCCAGGGCGGGCTCATCGCCGGCATAGGCCTGATCTTCCTCTTCTGGGCCATCATCAAGATGATTTCGAATATCGAGGCCGCCTTCAACACCATCTGGAGCCTGCCCTCGGGGCGGTCTTTCGGACGCAAGGTGAGCGACTACCTTTCTTTGATGCTCATCTGCCCTCTACTCTTCGTCATTGCCAGCGCACTGACGGTCTTCATCGAAAGCCAGATCCGAATACTCGCCGAGCATATCACCCTCCTCGGTCCTGTAAACCCCTTCATCTTCAAAACGCTTCGGCTGTTGCCGTTCGTCGTCATCTGGTTCCTTTTCACTTTCCTGTACGCTTTCCTCCCAAACACCCGCGTCAAAACGGTCTCCGCGGCTGTCGGCGGATTCCTCGGGGCGGCCTTCTATCAGATCTTTCAATGGATCTACATTACCTTTCAGATCAACGTAGCCAAATACAATGCCATATACGGCAGTTTCGCCGCCCTTCCCCTCTTCTTGTTCTGGCTGCAGATCAGCTGGATACTGGTTCTCCTCGGCGCTGAAATCGCCTATGCCCATCAGCATGTCAAGAACTCCGAATTCGGTCCGGACTGCCGCCGAATGCCCATTGCCTTCCGCAAACTCCTGGCCCTGGCGATTATGCACACCCTGGTCAAACACTTTCCGACCCATGACAAGCGTTGGAACATGGAGCGGATCGCCTTGAAGCTCGAAACCCCGATGCGCTGTGTCCAAGAAGTGCTCGGCGATCTGCTCGAGGCGGACCTGATCACGGAGCGCGTCGGAGATCGGAAAAGCGCGCCCACCTATATGCCCGCCCGGGATCCGGCCATTCTGACGGTAAGCTATGTCCTCAACCGACTGGAAGATAACGGGGCCAGGGATCTTCCAGTGTCCGAATCCCCGGATACCCTGCGAATTCAATCCATCCTGAAAAGCTTTCGGGACCTCGTCCAAAAATCCGATGCGGATGTCCTGCTGAAGCAGCTGTAGGTCAGGCTGCACCAGGAACGGAAATTGACTTTTGACCTGCTGACCGAAAACCGTGTAGGCTCGTGAGAATGGCCTTTTGCCTGAATCGATCCGGATCGGGGCAGAAAATATTTCATCCGTCCGAAGAATTGTGTTATGTAATGTTTGTGGAGAATTAGTTTCCATCCGGAAATGGTCTTTTTGGCCAATCTCGGCGTCAATCTGCACGTTTGCTTGTGCGGCGACCTGCAGGTCGCCTCCGCGCAAATGCTTGATTTCCTTGATATTGGCCGAAAATCCTCATTTCCGGATTGGAAACTTAGTCCTACCGCGAAATTATTTCCGGATGCACACGAATTAGTTTCCATCCGGAAATGGTCTTTCGATCTCTCGGATCGTACTGGTTTGAATGCTCACACCCTCACTCAAAGCGGATCCACCATGCGCACAAAAAAACGGATTGAGACGTATCATCAAATGCTCACCATACTGAGCGGCGACCTGGACCTGACCCAGCGCGACATCGCCAAGCAAATGGGGATCAGTCTTGGTAAAACCAACGCCTGCCTATCCGAACTGATCCAAAAAAAACTGGTCAAGGTCAATCCCTTGCGTATTCCGCGGAATCTTTACCGTCAGGAAGACCTGGCCACCAAAGGCTTTCTAAAGATTGACCGCGCCGAGGCTTCTCAGACCAAAACCAACTACCTTTACGTCCTCACTCCAGAGGGGCTGGAAGAGAAATATCGGATGGCCCAGCATCTCTATGAGCAAAAGTGCAGTGATCTCGAGAGGCTCAAGCAGCAGATCACCGATCTGAAGAATGAGATCGAGCAGGAGGCGCCCCGACGTAGTGAAACGGCGACGTAACCCCGACCTTGGATCGGCGCCGCTGTCAGCGTCTGGAAAAGGCTTTTTTGGCCATCTTTGCGTCAGTTTGTGCGCCTGCCTGTGCAGCGTGCCTTTCGTGCGTTTTCGCTCAGCCGATTGCTTTTATCGACTTTGTCGAACCAGGACCCGCCGCAAAACGCTGAGTCTCTGCACCCGAAGCGTGTAAAGGAAAAAATCCTCATTTCCCGCCTGGAAATTGTTTCATGTCCAAAGCTTCATTTCCGGATGGAAGCAAGGCAATCTGACAGGATTTCGAGTCGGGTGAAGCAGGAGTAATTTTCTTGACAAGCTATTTCATATTGTAATATTACATTCAATAATCAATCTCCAGTCGGAAATAAAGCGTAGAGAGGTTTCGAACATGGCTCGAACAGCAGTCTTCGGCCTATTCGTCGCTTTGGCGTCGGTCTTCTCGGCATGTGTCGGCGACGCGGGCGCCGAGGCCCCTTCACACGACCCCATGCCGGCGGAAAAGGCCATCGTTCTTGCGGTGGAATTCTGCTCCCATGCAGCCTGCGCCTACGTTGCCGAGGCGAAAGGCTGGTACGGAGAGGCTGGCGTCCCTATTGAATCCTTTGACAGTTACGTTACCGGGATGGCGCTTTCAGCCGCCCTGACACGCGGAGAAATCGATGCCGCCTATATCTGCCTGATCCCTGCGATTTGCGCCTTCGCCAACGCGAAGGTCCCCTTGAAGATCGTCGCAGGTACCCACCGATACGGGTACGCCGTCTCCTGCAACCCCGAACGGATAACCTCACCCGCCGATCTTCAGAAGCCCGGGATCCGGATCGGCTGCGCCCGTGAGGGCAGCCCGACCGATGCCCTCCTCCAAAAGGCGGTCGACGTCTATCGGCTGAATCCGCAGAAGGTGGCGGCAAACATTCGCCGGATGAGCCCCCCCAAGCAGCTTCTAGCCCTCAGGATGGGGCACCTCGATGCCGCGGTGATGCCCGAACAGTACCCCAGCATGGCTGAATCGGCGGGGTTCCCGGTTCTTTTGACGGCCCAGGACCTTTGGCCGGACATGCAGGGGAGCGTCCTGATCGTGACGGAGCGGTTCCTCGAGCGTAATCCCCGATCGGTTCTACGCCTTGTAGAAGTGACGGAGCGGTCCACAGAATGGATCAACCGGAACCCGGAGGCCGCCGCCCAAATCCTCGCCAAGGCCTTGCGCATCACAGGCAACCGGATCTTCCCGGTCAAGGAGATCCAACAAGATCCCGTCCTGGATACAACCCCTCAGGCCCTGCAGCGATCCCTGACCGAGCGCCTCGTCTGCACCACCCGCATCGATCCTGAGCAGGTTCAGAAAACCATCGATTACCTGGCCGATCTCGGATATATCCGGCAGCGCTTCGAGGCGGATCAGATTCTGGCGATCGACCGTTGAACAAGAGGCGCCGGATGCAACGCATCACCTTTCATTGGTCCTTCCTGCCGGTCCTTGTCTTCCTCGGTCTCTGGGAGGTCTCCGCCCGCCTTTTTATCGAGAATCCCGCGCTTCTACCGCCTTTTTCAACCGTGATCAGCGAAGCCTGGAGACTTCTTGAAAGCGGAGTCCTGCCCCGGCACTTCCTCCGCAGCCTCTTC harbors:
- a CDS encoding putative ribonuclease BN (Evidence 3 : Putative function from multiple computational evidences), translated to MRAFPFLKTIQYYRDHLWRIREAELPRTRALLLRLLRMVVLSADGFLKDGCQLRASALTFYSLLSIVPILAVVFGIAKGFGFEAALRSQLMQYLEGQEDVLERAISFSHALIETTQGGLIAGIGLIFLFWAIIKMISNIEAAFNTIWSLPSGRSFGRKVSDYLSLMLICPLLFVIASALTVFIESQIRILAEHITLLGPVNPFIFKTLRLLPFVVIWFLFTFLYAFLPNTRVKTVSAAVGGFLGAAFYQIFQWIYITFQINVAKYNAIYGSFAALPLFLFWLQISWILVLLGAEIAYAHQHVKNSEFGPDCRRMPIAFRKLLALAIMHTLVKHFPTHDKRWNMERIALKLETPMRCVQEVLGDLLEADLITERVGDRKSAPTYMPARDPAILTVSYVLNRLEDNGARDLPVSESPDTLRIQSILKSFRDLVQKSDADVLLKQL
- a CDS encoding hypothetical protein (Evidence 5 : Unknown function); the protein is MWRISFHPEMVFLANLGVNLHVCLCGDLQVASAQMLDFLDIGRKSSFPDWKLSPTAKLFPDAHELVSIRKWSFDLSDRTGLNAHTLTQSGSTMRTKKRIETYHQMLTILSGDLDLTQRDIAKQMGISLGKTNACLSELIQKKLVKVNPLRIPRNLYRQEDLATKGFLKIDRAEASQTKTNYLYVLTPEGLEEKYRMAQHLYEQKCSDLERLKQQITDLKNEIEQEAPRRSETAT
- a CDS encoding ABC-type nitrate/sulfonate/bicarbonate transport systems periplasmic components-like protein; translation: MARTAVFGLFVALASVFSACVGDAGAEAPSHDPMPAEKAIVLAVEFCSHAACAYVAEAKGWYGEAGVPIESFDSYVTGMALSAALTRGEIDAAYICLIPAICAFANAKVPLKIVAGTHRYGYAVSCNPERITSPADLQKPGIRIGCAREGSPTDALLQKAVDVYRLNPQKVAANIRRMSPPKQLLALRMGHLDAAVMPEQYPSMAESAGFPVLLTAQDLWPDMQGSVLIVTERFLERNPRSVLRLVEVTERSTEWINRNPEAAAQILAKALRITGNRIFPVKEIQQDPVLDTTPQALQRSLTERLVCTTRIDPEQVQKTIDYLADLGYIRQRFEADQILAIDR